Within the Acidobacteriota bacterium genome, the region GCGTCATTCCGGTAGCTTCCGGGATATCGTAGGTGCCGATTCCAGAGGAGAATCCCGATGCACGGACTCATGAAGCAATCGCCGATCCGGCCGGCGCTCGTCCTTGCGCTGGCGGTGCTGCTGCCGGCCGCGGCGCCCGCGCAGTCCTCGGACGCGCCGCGTACGCCCTGGGGCGATCCCGACCTCGGCGGGGTGTGGGACTACTGGACTTTCACGCCGCTCGAGCGGCCGGAGGAGCTGGCCGACCGGGCGACGCTGACCGTCGAGGAGGCCGCGGTGGTGGCTCAGGAGGCCAACGCGGCTGCGCTGGCGCGGGACCTCGCGGCGCCCCCGGGGGACCCCGGCGGGTACAGCCAGGCGGTCTGGACGGATCGCGCCCGTGCGACGGCGCTGACGCAGACGGCGCTGATCGTCGATCCGCCCGACGGCCGGATTCCGGCCCTCACGCCCGAGGCCGAGGCGCGCGAGGCGGCGCGGCTGGCCGCGGACGGGCAGCCGGTCCGGATCCGTGTCGGGGGCTACGGCACGGCCGGGCCGGAGGAGCGGGGGCTCGCCGAGCGCTGCCTGCTCGGTTTCAGCACCGGACCGCCGTTGCTGCCGGGCGGCTACAACAACAACGTCCAGATCTTCCAGACGCCCGATGCGGTCGTGCTGCTCATCGAGATGAACCACGATGTGCGCGTGGTGCCGCTCGACGGCCGGCCCGCCCTGGCCGACGGCATCCGCCAGTGGATGGGCAGCTCGCGCGGCCGCTGGGAGGGGGATACGCTCGTCATCGATACCCGCAACTTCACCGACCGTACCGCCAGCTTCGCGCTGACCGGTCTGGCCCTGGGCTCGGCCGGCGGCCTCCATCTGGAGGAACGGTTCACCCGCGTGGACGGCGACTCGCTGCTCTACGAGTTCACCGTCAACGATCCGGCGAGCTTCACGCGCTCGTTCAGCGGGCGGCTGCCGATGAACCACAGCGAACTGCCGCTCTACGAGTACGCCTGCCACGAAGGGAACTACGGCATGGAGAACCTGCTGCGTGGGGCGCGGGCCGAGGAGCGGAACGCGGCACAGGAACCGTGAGAGCGCCCGGGAGCGGACGGGCTCCGGCACACGGAGGACCGTGGCGGGCGGTGGGACCGCCCCCCGGCCTCGACCGACGGCGCGCCGTCAGACGGCGACGACGTTCTCCGCGGCCGGGCCCTTCTGCCCCTGTACGACGTCGAACTCGACCCGCTGGCCCTCGGCGAGGCTCTTGTAGCCCTGCCCCTGGATGGCGGAGTGGTGCACGAAGACGTCCTTCTCGCCGTCGTCGCGGGTCAGAAAGCCGAACCCCTTGCTGTCGTTGAACCACTTGACGGTGCCGGTTACTGCCATGTTGCGTACTCCAGACTGCTTGAACGATGTGAACGGTGTTGATTGTGCACTGACGGTGGTGGGTGACGTTGGGCGCGACGGCTAGAAGCCGCGCTTGCGGCCGCGCACGCCGCGGCGGCTGCCCTTCGGCCGGGAGGACTTCGGCGGCCGGTCGGGGCCCCACCCCGGCCGACTGTCCGCTCCGCCGCCGCCGGGACCTCCGCCCTCGTCCCAGCCGCCGCCGAACGACGGTCGGGGGGCGCGCTCGCGGGCCTCGCTGACCCGCAACGTCCGCCCGCCGAGCTCGACGCCGTCGAGCTCCTGAATCGCTTTCGACACGAGATCGGAGTCGCTGAACTCCACGAAAGCGAAGCCGCGGGGCCGGTCGGTGGCGCGGTCCACCGGCAGGACGACATCGACGACCTGGCCGACTCTGGAGAACGCGGTCTCCAGTTCCTCCCGGGACGTCTCGTAGCTCAGGTTGCCGACGAAGACTCTGGAAGAGATGGCGATCCTCCTGACAGATTGACGGCGTCGTGTGCGCTCGCCGGTCGGGGACGAAGCGCGCTGCTCAGCGCTCGCCGTGAGGAGAATCGGGTTTACAGGCTCGATCGGCTCGCAACGTGCCAAAGCAGGACGACGCACGGGTAGACGTCCAACACGCCGACCGTCTGTCAAGATACCCGAGCGCCGGCCGTGTGGCAAGTACCGGCGCCTGCACGAAGCGCGGACCGCCCGGCACGCGGGCCGGCAGCATGATGACGGCGGCGATCCGGCCCGGCACGCCGCCGACCCTGGCGCGAGACTCCTGGGCACCTATACTCTCCACGAGGGCTGACCGCGGCGCGCGCGGAGCCGTTCCGGACCGGGCGGGTGCGGCAGTGGCGCCGGCGTGGGGACACGGCAAGGAGTCGACGTGACGGACGGAGCACCGAAGAGCGCTTACGAGCTCGCAATGGAGAAACTGAAGCGGCAGGACGAGGCCGCCGGCGTCGAGTCGGTCGAGCTGTCGCCGGCGCAGATCGAGGCGATCGCCGAGGCCCGGCGCACCTGGGAGGCGCGGGTCGCCGAGTGCCGCATCCTGCACCAGTCTGCCGTGGCGGGCGCCGCCGACGTGCAGGCGCTCCAGGAGATCGAGGCGAACCACCGGCGGGACCTCGCCCGTTTCGCCTCGGATCGCGACAGGCGGATCGAGCGGATCCGCCGCGGCGAGACGAGCTGATCGAGGCGCGGCGAGCGTGAAGAGAATCCTGTTCGCGAGGTCCCGACTGCGGTGGACCAACTGGGTTCGAGCCCTGCTCCGCGACGCGCGGGCGCTCCGGCTCGTGCTGCGCGACCCGCGCACGCCGTGGTACACGCGGTGGTTCGTCACCGGGACGCTGCTGTACATCGTCAGCTCCGGAGACCTGATCCCGAGCTTCCTCCCGATTCTGCGCGATATCGACGAGCTGTTCATCATCCCCGTCGCCCTCCGGCTCGCGATCGGGATCGTGCCTCGCGAGATCATGGCCGACTGCCGGAGGCGCGCGCTCATTCTTCATCCGCCGTGACGAGCGGGGCGTTCGCCGGGCCGGGAGGGCGGAGAGGCGGCGAGCCGGGCCGCCGGCGTCAGTCCGGGATGTCGAGGACCACGAGCGTGAGGTCGTCGTCGAGCCTGAGATCGCCCTTCCCGATCCAGGCGGTCAGCCGCGCCAGCACCCGGTCCGCCCACACTTCCGCCGAGAACGAGCCCTCGTCGAGCAGCAGGCGGCGCAGCCGGAGCGGCGAGAAGAGCTTGCCGTCGGGGGAGGCCGCCTCCACCACGCCGGTGCTGTACAGCACCAGGCGGTCGCCGGGCTCGAGCGAGAGCTCGGTCGTGGCGTATTCCTCGCCGGGGAGCAGCCCGAGCCAGGGCCCGCGACTTCCCACTTCTTCCGCCTTCCGGTGGTCCCGCGAGAGCAACAGAGGAGGCACGTGTCCGGCGTTGGCGAGGGAGACGCGGCGGGCCGCCATGTCGACGTAGGCGTAGATGGCGGTGACGTAGGACTCGTCGAGCTGCCCGTACAGGTAGCGGTTCATCCCGGCCAGCACCTCCGCGGGACGATCCGCCAGGTGCACCTGCGACGCGGCCCCGGTCTTCACCATCGACGAGACGAGCGTCGCGGGCACGCCGTGCCCGCCGACGCCGGCCACCATGACGCCGAAGCGCTGGTGGTCGACCGGCAGGAAGTCGTACAGGTCGCCGCCGACCGCCTCGGCCGGAATGTCGCGTACGGCGCACGCCCCTTCCGGCAGGCGCAGGAAGGCCCGGGGCAGCAGGGACTGCTGTATCCGCTTCACTTGCCGGGCTACCTGCAGCTCCGCGTCGAGCGCGGCGAGCCGCAACTCGTTGTTCATCGTCCGCCGCACCAGCCCGTAGCCGAGACACCCGATCCAGATCAGGGCGCCCAGCGGCTGGAGGCTGACGTTCCAACGAAACGCCTCCAGGTGGACGAGCGCGTCGTGGACGATGGTCGCGACGAGCAGGAGCGTGCTGGCCAGGAAGGCGTGGTCTTCGGGGCTGGTGCGCATCCGGCCGATGACGATGTGCAGCAGAAGCACGAGCATCCAGACGATCACCAGCAGAAGATGGATGGTCAGCGCCGAGGCCGGCGTGCCGGTGGCGACGTCGACGCCGGCGGCCACGACCGCGAACGCCAGATGGAGCTGCCAGATCCTGCGAAACCCGGAGTACAGGCCCGCACCCCAGTAGTGCTCCACGAACAAGAACGACACGACCGGCTGGAAGTACAGACAGATCGGCCACGTGTGGTCCCAGACGATCGCCGGGACCGGGGTGGCGGAGCGAAAGGACGCGAGGTCCGCAAGAACCCGGAGCCCGTAGATGCACAGCCCCGCGCCGAACGCGGGCACGGCCGGATGGCGGCGGGATCGGAGAAGGACCGAGAGTACGAGCACCCCCAGGCCGTTGGCGAGCAGCACGGCGCCGAAAGCGAGCGGGATGACCTCGGCCGCGGGCTCACTCGCGGGGGGCATCACCCCTCCGGGGCGCAACGGTGCGCGAGCGGCGACGCATCGTCCGGCGCGGTGGCATCGCTCTGGCGGTTCAGCCTCCCGGCGTCCAGATCCGGGACTTCGGCTCGCCGGCCATCGCCAGCATCAGCTCGTTGAGCCGCTTGACGAATCCCGCCGGGTCGTCGAGGTGGCCGCCCTCGGCGAGCATGGCCTGGTCGAACAGGATGTGGCTCCAGTCCTTGAACCGCGCGTCGTCCGCCTCGTCCTTCAGTCGCGCCACGATCGGGTGCTCGGGATTGATCTCGAGTACGAGGGGCACGTTCGGCACGGCCTGGCCGGCCGCCCGCAGGAC harbors:
- a CDS encoding DUF1232 domain-containing protein encodes the protein MKRILFARSRLRWTNWVRALLRDARALRLVLRDPRTPWYTRWFVTGTLLYIVSSGDLIPSFLPILRDIDELFIIPVALRLAIGIVPREIMADCRRRALILHPP
- a CDS encoding cold-shock protein translates to MAVTGTVKWFNDSKGFGFLTRDDGEKDVFVHHSAIQGQGYKSLAEGQRVEFDVVQGQKGPAAENVVAV
- a CDS encoding RNA-binding protein → MSSRVFVGNLSYETSREELETAFSRVGQVVDVVLPVDRATDRPRGFAFVEFSDSDLVSKAIQELDGVELGGRTLRVSEARERAPRPSFGGGWDEGGGPGGGGADSRPGWGPDRPPKSSRPKGSRRGVRGRKRGF
- a CDS encoding PP2C family protein-serine/threonine phosphatase, whose amino-acid sequence is MPPASEPAAEVIPLAFGAVLLANGLGVLVLSVLLRSRRHPAVPAFGAGLCIYGLRVLADLASFRSATPVPAIVWDHTWPICLYFQPVVSFLFVEHYWGAGLYSGFRRIWQLHLAFAVVAAGVDVATGTPASALTIHLLLVIVWMLVLLLHIVIGRMRTSPEDHAFLASTLLLVATIVHDALVHLEAFRWNVSLQPLGALIWIGCLGYGLVRRTMNNELRLAALDAELQVARQVKRIQQSLLPRAFLRLPEGACAVRDIPAEAVGGDLYDFLPVDHQRFGVMVAGVGGHGVPATLVSSMVKTGAASQVHLADRPAEVLAGMNRYLYGQLDESYVTAIYAYVDMAARRVSLANAGHVPPLLLSRDHRKAEEVGSRGPWLGLLPGEEYATTELSLEPGDRLVLYSTGVVEAASPDGKLFSPLRLRRLLLDEGSFSAEVWADRVLARLTAWIGKGDLRLDDDLTLVVLDIPD